A stretch of Candidatus Gastranaerophilales bacterium DNA encodes these proteins:
- a CDS encoding flagellar motor protein has product MDIGTIVGILLGTVCILIGQALEGGNIGQLLQVTAAFIVFGGTAGAVVLSFPTKILKDSMIYFKKSFFNPKVNPSDVIQEIIVYAQKARKEGVIALEKDARNAEDILMKMGLEAVSDGADPSLVRDLLETKMGQMEEEIHAASKVWEGAGGYSPTIGIIGAVLGLIQVMQNLSDPSKLGAGIAVAFVATVYGVGFANLIAIPMSTRIQYKAKEEFLAKQIIIEGILSIQAGESPALIERKLKAFLLENEKEA; this is encoded by the coding sequence ATGGATATAGGAACCATAGTAGGTATATTACTGGGGACGGTATGTATTCTTATAGGGCAGGCGCTTGAAGGCGGTAATATAGGGCAATTGCTGCAAGTAACAGCAGCATTTATCGTATTTGGAGGTACTGCGGGTGCTGTGGTATTAAGCTTTCCTACCAAAATTTTAAAAGATTCTATGATATATTTCAAAAAAAGTTTTTTCAATCCAAAGGTTAATCCTTCCGACGTTATTCAAGAAATAATAGTATATGCACAAAAAGCCAGAAAAGAAGGGGTTATAGCTCTGGAAAAAGATGCAAGAAATGCAGAAGATATACTTATGAAAATGGGGCTTGAAGCTGTCAGTGACGGAGCTGATCCGAGCTTAGTAAGAGATTTATTGGAAACCAAAATGGGACAAATGGAAGAAGAAATTCATGCTGCATCAAAAGTATGGGAAGGAGCAGGAGGTTACTCTCCTACTATTGGTATTATAGGTGCAGTGCTGGGGTTAATTCAGGTAATGCAAAACCTTTCAGATCCGTCAAAACTTGGGGCGGGTATTGCTGTAGCGTTTGTTGCAACTGTTTATGGCGTAGGGTTTGCAAATCTTATTGCTATTCCTATGAGTACAAGAATTCAATATAAAGCAAAAGAAGAATTTTTAGCCAAACAAATTATTATTGAAGGTATTTTATCAATACAAGCAGGCGAAAGCCCTGCTCTTATCGAAAGAAAATTAAAAGCATTTTTACTGGAGAACGAAAAAGAAGCATAG